The Sphingorhabdus sp. Alg231-15 genome has a segment encoding these proteins:
- a CDS encoding DUF1330 domain-containing protein encodes MINQKHLKLAGEITMNANSQQFLEWFGDGSGGSSPTIAQWTNILRLPENEPLTLINFFKLNHRAKYNTPSSTFETDVSGEEAFNRYAEISVPTMERVGGKFHHVGPFSGMFIGEVEHWDIVAIGAYPDLRSLISLYSDEGYQSAFVHRTAACANQKVIIAAG; translated from the coding sequence ATGATAAATCAAAAGCATCTCAAACTTGCTGGAGAAATCACTATGAATGCAAACTCTCAACAATTTCTGGAATGGTTTGGAGACGGGTCAGGTGGCTCCTCTCCCACTATTGCACAGTGGACAAACATTCTGCGACTTCCGGAGAATGAACCACTTACTTTGATCAACTTCTTCAAGCTGAATCACCGCGCAAAGTATAACACTCCGTCCAGCACCTTCGAAACCGATGTTTCTGGTGAGGAAGCGTTCAATCGATATGCTGAAATCAGTGTGCCAACTATGGAACGCGTTGGGGGCAAATTTCACCATGTTGGACCATTTTCCGGGATGTTCATTGGCGAAGTAGAACATTGGGATATTGTCGCTATTGGCGCATATCCCGACTTGCGCTCCCTCATTTCGCTCTACTCAGATGAAGGATACCAGTCCGCTTTCGTGCATCGAACCGCAGCTTGCGCAAACCAAAAGGTTATCATCGCTGCGGGTTAG
- a CDS encoding alpha/beta hydrolase-fold protein — MKKNVLLVFVLLLPFIGAEAIAQKPYEMPRTQVVPILDTKSDRQYELYIKLPEDYGKNPDQKHPVIYTVDAKWHMDMLSGSTEYLMPNVILVGISWQKDLDEEREHVSRFRDYSLVERAGSKNPRGQASNHLSFIRDDIVKFVETNYRADPDERTFFGYSLGVQLGAYILFAQPDTFKNYIFGSPAFSERSGKYIDELEAKMAPRQPILNANVFVSLGELEESEMGTVEDFVSVLQRRSQSGLKLTGLEIIEDSDHGAAFPATAIRSIKWLSQLTSK; from the coding sequence ATGAAGAAAAATGTGCTTTTGGTTTTCGTGCTTTTGCTACCTTTCATCGGCGCCGAAGCCATCGCGCAAAAGCCCTACGAAATGCCGAGAACACAAGTAGTACCGATCCTCGATACAAAGTCGGATAGGCAGTATGAGTTGTATATAAAGCTGCCAGAAGATTATGGAAAAAATCCAGACCAAAAACATCCGGTAATTTATACCGTGGACGCCAAGTGGCACATGGATATGTTGTCCGGTTCCACAGAGTATCTGATGCCAAATGTTATTTTGGTTGGAATATCCTGGCAGAAAGACCTCGACGAAGAGCGGGAACACGTCAGCAGATTTCGCGATTATTCGCTTGTTGAGCGTGCTGGCTCAAAAAATCCGAGAGGCCAAGCTAGCAACCATCTGTCGTTCATTCGTGATGACATCGTCAAATTTGTCGAGACTAACTACCGGGCCGACCCTGACGAACGCACCTTTTTCGGGTATTCTCTAGGGGTACAATTAGGTGCGTATATCCTGTTTGCGCAGCCCGATACTTTTAAAAACTATATTTTTGGTAGTCCAGCTTTCAGCGAGCGAAGCGGCAAATATATTGATGAACTCGAAGCCAAAATGGCACCCCGTCAACCAATACTGAACGCAAATGTTTTTGTCTCGCTTGGTGAATTGGAAGAAAGCGAAATGGGGACAGTGGAAGACTTTGTGTCGGTGCTTCAGCGCAGAAGTCAGTCAGGTTTAAAGCTTACCGGGCTAGAGATAATTGAAGATTCTGACCATGGCGCCGCATTTCCGGCGACCGCAATACGCAGCATAAAATGGTTATCACAGCTAACAAGTAAGTGA
- a CDS encoding SDR family oxidoreductase: MPNSLLKDKVAVIFGAGGSLGSEVTKKFVELGATVFASTRSTNAKPLPSGVQELRAIDALDEEAVTQYLDEIVTAHGRIDIVLNLATSDHAAFNHGRPANETSLEELLIPARSTMGPQFVTAKAAQKHMASQRSGVILFITSTLAVVGSPWSAALSATHAGIEGLMRSLASEWGPQGIRVLGVRSEAMPDTPTIEYTFRTMGENLGLSQIEMQSAVEQSKVALGRLPSRSETANVLAFAASDLASYMIGTMLNHSGGHVLQ, from the coding sequence ATGCCCAATTCACTCCTGAAAGATAAAGTCGCCGTCATATTTGGTGCCGGCGGAAGTCTTGGCTCCGAAGTAACGAAAAAATTTGTCGAATTGGGTGCAACGGTTTTTGCATCCACACGATCTACCAACGCCAAACCGTTACCATCTGGAGTGCAGGAACTCCGTGCGATCGATGCACTTGATGAAGAAGCGGTCACTCAATATCTCGATGAGATTGTTACAGCCCATGGCAGGATCGATATTGTTCTGAATCTGGCAACATCGGATCATGCCGCCTTCAACCACGGCAGGCCTGCCAATGAAACATCGCTGGAAGAACTGCTGATTCCGGCGCGCTCGACAATGGGCCCACAATTTGTGACGGCAAAGGCCGCACAAAAGCACATGGCAAGCCAGCGCTCGGGGGTTATACTTTTCATCACTTCGACCCTCGCTGTTGTGGGATCGCCGTGGAGTGCAGCACTTTCCGCGACGCATGCGGGAATTGAGGGTTTGATGAGATCGCTCGCTAGTGAATGGGGCCCTCAGGGCATCCGCGTGCTGGGTGTCCGATCCGAAGCGATGCCAGATACACCAACAATCGAGTACACCTTTCGCACGATGGGTGAAAATCTGGGTCTCTCGCAAATAGAAATGCAGAGCGCTGTCGAACAAAGCAAAGTCGCGCTGGGTCGCCTTCCTTCAAGATCTGAAACCGCCAATGTCCTAGCTTTTGCGGCCTCAGACCTTGCGAGTTACATGATCGGCACAATGCTCAATCATTCCGGTGGTCATGTTCTTCAATGA
- a CDS encoding serine hydrolase: protein MGVDGGNRDVINKLAQEIAAGKHGSYDSLLIAHKGKLLFESYYARGRVDLPHFQASTTKAYTNLAIGRAIQMGYLTMADLNKPLIGFLNNLDSTRFVEGANKITLHKAMTMRSGMRISEEQREELNQNPDQLAGQGQVQAYLERSAPISEDSQSFLYQGRDPQLVMQVLDAVVPGTAKDFIKTELLDKVGIADHGWRTDVSGLPSGPSGARMTSRDMIKWGMLARNKGKWNGEQLIPERFIARSTNSIVRIGNDDIFFTGNNVSNPGYGYYWWQAEMKVGDRIYFTRSAQGGGGQYIILIDALDLMVVTTGHERDDKTMQITADRILPAFINQTAKSRADLAMTEATELRGPYLGQIPPGSTPKVFAPGIVSTEHRDFSPFFSPDMKEFYFTRKNLGSDKWSLISYRSENNRWRESVIRPRVWRPNISPDGKTMHLGKYYMERTDDGWSEIKSLGPMFDREDLGIMRLSASASGTYVLDDYKGDNVIRISTLQDGKREEPRALGKEINTGRLNAHPFIAPDDSYLIWDGERDEGVGGIDLWISFKQQDGSWGEAINMGPEINTEAREASAYVTPDGKYLFFNRTVSPDEGDIFWVDAQVIENLRPK, encoded by the coding sequence TTGGGTGTCGATGGCGGCAACAGGGATGTTATCAACAAGTTGGCTCAGGAGATCGCTGCGGGCAAGCACGGTAGCTATGACAGCCTGCTTATTGCCCACAAAGGCAAGCTCTTGTTTGAATCTTACTACGCTCGCGGACGTGTCGACCTGCCCCACTTTCAAGCTTCGACAACCAAGGCATACACAAATCTAGCTATCGGCCGCGCAATTCAGATGGGCTATCTGACAATGGCGGATCTGAATAAGCCTCTTATCGGCTTTCTGAACAATCTGGACTCAACGAGATTTGTCGAAGGCGCTAACAAGATCACCCTTCACAAGGCGATGACCATGCGCTCCGGAATGCGCATCAGTGAAGAACAGAGGGAAGAACTCAACCAAAATCCCGACCAGCTAGCGGGTCAGGGCCAGGTTCAAGCATATCTTGAGCGCAGCGCGCCAATCTCAGAAGATTCTCAGAGCTTTCTTTATCAAGGACGTGACCCGCAACTAGTCATGCAGGTCCTCGACGCCGTGGTGCCAGGCACGGCCAAAGACTTCATCAAGACTGAACTTTTGGACAAGGTGGGCATCGCAGATCATGGCTGGCGCACGGATGTAAGTGGTTTACCGAGTGGGCCTTCCGGCGCAAGAATGACATCACGCGACATGATCAAGTGGGGAATGCTGGCCAGAAATAAGGGCAAATGGAATGGCGAGCAGCTCATTCCAGAAAGGTTTATCGCCAGATCAACAAACAGCATTGTCCGCATCGGCAATGATGACATCTTCTTCACCGGAAACAATGTCTCCAACCCTGGCTATGGATATTATTGGTGGCAGGCAGAAATGAAAGTCGGCGACAGGATCTATTTCACCAGATCGGCGCAAGGCGGTGGCGGCCAATATATCATTTTGATTGATGCGCTGGATCTGATGGTAGTTACCACCGGCCATGAAAGAGATGACAAAACCATGCAGATTACGGCAGACAGGATCCTGCCCGCCTTTATCAACCAGACTGCCAAATCTCGCGCAGATCTTGCAATGACTGAAGCTACAGAACTCAGGGGGCCGTATCTCGGGCAGATACCTCCAGGTTCAACGCCCAAAGTTTTTGCTCCCGGAATTGTCTCGACAGAGCATCGTGATTTTAGCCCTTTTTTCTCTCCCGATATGAAGGAATTTTATTTTACAAGGAAGAATCTCGGGTCTGACAAATGGTCGCTCATTTCTTACAGATCAGAAAATAATCGATGGCGCGAGTCTGTCATAAGGCCAAGAGTGTGGCGCCCGAACATCTCGCCAGACGGCAAGACCATGCATTTGGGTAAATATTATATGGAGCGTACCGACGATGGTTGGTCAGAAATAAAAAGCCTTGGCCCGATGTTTGACCGGGAAGACTTGGGTATCATGCGTTTATCAGCATCCGCCAGCGGTACCTATGTCCTTGACGACTACAAAGGAGACAATGTCATTCGCATTTCGACGCTCCAGGATGGCAAACGCGAAGAACCCAGAGCGCTCGGTAAGGAGATAAATACCGGAAGGTTGAATGCCCACCCCTTCATAGCACCTGATGATTCCTATTTGATCTGGGATGGAGAAAGAGATGAAGGAGTTGGCGGGATTGACCTCTGGATTAGTTTCAAGCAGCAAGATGGCTCTTGGGGTGAGGCCATCAATATGGGCCCGGAGATAAATACCGAAGCCCGGGAAGCCAGTGCATACGTAACCCCAGATGGAAAGTATCTTTTTTTCAATCGCACTGTAAGCCCTGACGAGGGGGATATATTCTGGGTCGATGCCCAGGTCATCGAAAACCTCAGGCCCAAATAA
- a CDS encoding FG-GAP repeat protein → MTADVAHYWNTNRVVMFLMMLFFLMYDSVAAAKPTEQQKLLADDGASEDFLGFSVAISGDTAMVGAFRADNEDVGVDAGAAYIFSRNETTWQQQAKLTASDGAANDTLGGNVAISGETAVAGAIGHDQNGDNSGAAYVFTRSGTTWSQQMKLTAADGAEGDAFGQSIALSGDTLVIGAPHDDDKGNGSGSVYVFTRSGTTWNRQAKLTAADGADGDLFGISVALSHNTILVGADLNDEKAIDAGAAYVFVRSGDSWRQQAKLTAADGAQTDIFGVRVALSDDTALISARRDDDEAMGVDAGSAYIFKRTGNIWRQHAKLTAPDGKADDRFGRDVGLSGDMALIGAMHRDDQGDNSGSAYVFKRTGNSWNFQTKLTAADGAAGDLFGWSVALSENAALIAATRNDDKGSEAGSAYVFDIDRD, encoded by the coding sequence ATGACTGCCGATGTTGCTCACTACTGGAATACAAATCGTGTTGTGATGTTCCTCATGATGCTGTTTTTTTTAATGTATGATTCAGTAGCTGCAGCGAAGCCGACAGAGCAACAAAAACTGCTCGCTGACGATGGCGCATCGGAAGATTTTTTAGGCTTCAGTGTAGCGATCTCGGGTGATACCGCAATGGTCGGGGCTTTCAGAGCTGACAATGAAGATGTCGGCGTAGATGCCGGTGCAGCCTATATTTTCTCACGCAACGAAACCACCTGGCAGCAACAAGCCAAGCTCACCGCCAGTGACGGGGCGGCAAACGACACGCTAGGAGGTAACGTCGCGATTTCGGGAGAAACGGCAGTAGCTGGCGCGATTGGTCATGACCAGAATGGTGATAATTCGGGAGCTGCTTATGTGTTTACTCGTTCCGGGACGACCTGGAGCCAGCAAATGAAACTCACTGCTGCAGATGGTGCTGAGGGCGATGCATTTGGCCAGAGCATCGCACTTTCCGGCGATACCCTTGTTATTGGTGCTCCGCATGATGATGATAAAGGTAACGGCTCTGGTTCAGTCTATGTCTTCACACGCTCCGGAACTACTTGGAACCGACAAGCAAAACTTACTGCCGCTGATGGTGCAGATGGTGACCTTTTTGGGATCAGCGTGGCCCTTTCTCATAACACGATCCTTGTTGGCGCGGATTTGAATGATGAAAAAGCCATTGATGCGGGCGCCGCATATGTCTTCGTTCGCTCAGGAGACAGCTGGAGACAGCAGGCCAAGCTTACCGCTGCCGACGGCGCACAAACCGATATCTTCGGCGTAAGAGTTGCCTTGTCCGACGATACCGCCTTAATCTCGGCTCGCCGAGATGATGACGAAGCGATGGGTGTTGACGCGGGTTCAGCCTATATTTTCAAGCGTACGGGCAACATCTGGCGCCAGCACGCTAAGCTCACTGCCCCTGATGGAAAAGCGGATGATAGATTTGGCCGCGATGTTGGGCTCTCTGGGGATATGGCATTAATTGGCGCTATGCATCGAGACGATCAGGGTGATAATTCGGGATCAGCCTATGTCTTCAAACGCACCGGGAATAGCTGGAACTTTCAGACCAAGCTTACAGCCGCCGATGGCGCGGCTGGTGATCTGTTTGGTTGGAGCGTTGCCCTCTCAGAGAATGCTGCACTAATAGCGGCCACCCGTAATGATGATAAAGGCAGTGAAGCAGGCTCAGCTTACGTATTTGATATTGATCGCGATTAG
- the alr gene encoding alanine racemase, with protein sequence MDNTRRSLLTGMAVCAGGALSTGCATAAALPQNKRIEPAVSGISRLRSGGSVNSNDPWVEIDAEAFRNNVREVSRMAGGTPIMAPVKNNAYGLGDTVVGPLLASMPEVSRLACVRVSEGLALRAAGVKKPILNMSEVTEEEIEELVLNDIEVTCWLDDAGDKLDRVSKRLGKPIPVHFFIDTGLNREGMPYNRALPWMKDLARRPSVKVAGIYTMFIHDIEHDKAQLARFNQLIAEARKENIPLGLIHASPSYTTFYLPEARFDSVRSATALFGLYPDANAVSMADLKYVWRLRARIVRLEQLQPGETVGFGPKYSVEKPTTLALLPVGSTDGYPSSAVNNCKILIGGHLYPVVGSISSAHTIIDVSEKPDVNLGDIATLVGPDHQEIEPRAVAKQAGIGHYALMSRLNALLPRKLV encoded by the coding sequence ATGGATAACACAAGGCGTAGTCTTTTAACGGGCATGGCTGTTTGTGCCGGGGGCGCTTTAAGTACTGGCTGTGCGACCGCTGCTGCGTTGCCCCAAAACAAACGCATTGAGCCGGCTGTGTCGGGCATTTCACGTCTACGATCAGGAGGTAGCGTCAATAGTAATGACCCTTGGGTCGAAATCGATGCTGAGGCGTTTCGAAATAATGTTCGTGAAGTGTCGCGTATGGCGGGCGGGACGCCAATTATGGCGCCCGTTAAGAACAATGCTTACGGCCTGGGTGATACTGTCGTGGGGCCACTTCTTGCGAGCATGCCGGAAGTGTCCAGACTGGCCTGCGTTCGAGTTTCGGAAGGGCTCGCCCTCAGGGCGGCTGGGGTGAAGAAACCGATCTTAAATATGAGTGAAGTCACCGAAGAGGAAATTGAAGAGCTCGTCTTGAATGATATTGAAGTGACATGCTGGCTCGACGATGCGGGCGATAAGTTAGATCGTGTTTCCAAACGGCTCGGCAAACCTATTCCGGTACACTTCTTCATCGATACAGGGCTCAATCGCGAGGGAATGCCTTACAACCGGGCGCTGCCATGGATGAAGGATCTAGCGCGACGGCCATCAGTAAAGGTCGCTGGCATCTACACGATGTTCATCCATGATATTGAGCACGATAAGGCGCAGTTGGCCCGATTTAATCAACTCATTGCTGAAGCCCGAAAAGAAAATATTCCACTGGGATTAATCCACGCATCACCTTCCTACACCACTTTCTATCTTCCAGAAGCGCGTTTCGATTCAGTTCGATCCGCGACCGCGTTATTTGGACTGTATCCCGATGCGAATGCCGTTTCGATGGCAGACTTGAAATATGTTTGGCGATTGCGGGCGCGCATTGTCAGACTAGAGCAGCTTCAGCCCGGTGAAACGGTCGGTTTCGGGCCCAAATACTCTGTGGAGAAGCCGACAACACTTGCCTTGCTCCCAGTCGGATCAACCGATGGTTATCCAAGCTCTGCCGTTAATAATTGTAAGATTCTGATTGGTGGCCATCTCTACCCGGTCGTTGGCTCCATTAGCTCGGCGCATACGATCATCGATGTAAGCGAAAAACCGGACGTGAATCTTGGTGATATCGCTACATTGGTCGGACCAGACCATCAGGAAATCGAACCGAGAGCCGTAGCGAAACAGGCTGGCATCGGTCACTATGCGCTCATGAGTCGTCTCAATGCGCTCTTGCCAAGAAAGCTAGTATAA
- a CDS encoding winged helix-turn-helix transcriptional regulator, giving the protein MNKPASIEKRQFSEDEDGLCPMPDIAKLIGGKWKLIILQILIFRGMKRFNELRRMIDGVTQTMLTKQLRALEADGLVERKVYAEVPPRVEYRATKRAHELQEMFLAMHDWWVKDNPPEE; this is encoded by the coding sequence ATGAACAAACCTGCATCAATAGAGAAGCGACAGTTTTCTGAAGATGAAGACGGGCTTTGTCCGATGCCCGATATCGCCAAGCTGATCGGCGGAAAATGGAAACTCATCATTCTGCAAATTCTGATTTTTCGCGGTATGAAACGCTTCAACGAACTGCGTCGAATGATCGACGGCGTCACGCAGACAATGTTGACGAAACAATTGCGTGCGCTGGAGGCTGACGGTCTGGTTGAGCGCAAAGTATACGCCGAAGTGCCACCCAGAGTGGAGTACCGGGCAACCAAACGCGCGCATGAGCTGCAGGAAATGTTCTTGGCCATGCACGATTGGTGGGTAAAAGATAATCCTCCGGAGGAATAA
- a CDS encoding glutathione S-transferase N-terminal domain-containing protein codes for MTMTVYAVSGAPRPWRVLAGLTFKELEYDIHYLEASKGEHKAPEYLKINPRGTVPSLVKGDLTLRDSIGILAWLDREYPDKPLFGSNAQEAAQIWQNVLETADYLRAAHNSVFFSILVQGISVADAPSEERKVKEEAADRLRSECERLELLLTQNQYLCGESPTAADAVAFPDIRLTQRAMDIKPDEMAMLGLDSLNEDFPKLESWKSRVEALPGMHRTMPPHWTV; via the coding sequence ATGACCATGACAGTTTATGCCGTATCAGGCGCACCGAGACCTTGGAGGGTCTTGGCAGGCTTAACATTCAAAGAACTTGAATATGACATCCATTATCTGGAGGCCTCAAAAGGCGAACATAAAGCCCCCGAATATCTGAAAATCAATCCCCGCGGAACTGTCCCTTCCTTGGTCAAAGGCGATCTTACCCTTCGCGACTCTATAGGGATATTGGCTTGGCTGGACCGGGAATATCCAGACAAGCCACTTTTCGGATCGAATGCCCAAGAGGCTGCCCAAATTTGGCAGAATGTGCTGGAAACGGCAGATTATCTACGTGCCGCCCACAATAGCGTTTTCTTTTCTATTCTCGTGCAGGGTATTTCGGTCGCAGATGCTCCGTCAGAGGAGCGAAAGGTGAAAGAAGAGGCCGCAGATCGCTTGCGATCTGAATGTGAACGGCTGGAGCTTTTGCTAACTCAAAACCAATATTTATGTGGCGAAAGCCCAACCGCAGCAGATGCGGTCGCTTTTCCTGATATCCGGCTCACACAACGCGCGATGGATATCAAGCCCGATGAGATGGCGATGCTAGGGCTCGATAGTTTGAACGAGGATTTTCCCAAACTTGAATCCTGGAAATCCCGCGTGGAAGCCTTGCCAGGCATGCATAGGACCATGCCCCCACATTGGACTGTTTGA
- a CDS encoding GntR family transcriptional regulator, producing MKDQNENLRKPRGTEAYELILNKILAGEIQPGAPIVEARLAETLGVSRTPVRQALFKLEQEGFATSSSGSGFSVSSLTEREAREVYPLIAGLEVIAIEESGPLLPTIVDKLISCNEKLAGAKDIAAGIQIDSMWHDTLISCCGNNRLQSWVSTLRCTVYRYETYYMSDTALIAESVKQHAKLIELLRDADLDELSSELKRHYKFGMEAVVLKLTAECAAIGAGKLH from the coding sequence ATGAAAGATCAGAACGAAAATCTCAGAAAGCCGCGAGGTACGGAAGCGTACGAACTGATCTTGAACAAGATCCTTGCTGGCGAAATCCAGCCAGGTGCGCCGATTGTCGAGGCGAGATTGGCAGAAACACTCGGGGTCAGTAGAACGCCGGTTAGGCAAGCGCTGTTCAAACTGGAGCAAGAAGGGTTCGCAACCAGCTCGTCGGGGTCGGGTTTTTCAGTGTCCTCCTTGACCGAGCGGGAGGCGCGAGAGGTTTACCCTCTGATTGCGGGTCTCGAAGTCATTGCAATTGAAGAATCTGGGCCGCTGCTTCCGACAATTGTTGATAAACTCATAAGCTGTAATGAGAAACTTGCAGGGGCAAAGGATATTGCCGCTGGTATTCAAATCGATTCCATGTGGCACGATACTCTAATTTCTTGCTGCGGAAACAATCGACTTCAGTCATGGGTCAGCACTTTGAGGTGTACAGTTTATCGCTACGAAACTTACTATATGTCGGATACTGCGCTGATTGCAGAATCCGTGAAACAGCATGCCAAACTCATAGAACTTCTCCGCGATGCCGACTTGGATGAACTCAGCAGCGAGTTAAAGCGCCACTACAAATTCGGTATGGAAGCTGTGGTCCTCAAGCTTACTGCAGAATGCGCAGCAATTGGCGCAGGAAAATTGCACTGA
- a CDS encoding threonine aldolase family protein, with translation MSEEYYCKGEAISRLEHKVAALLGKPSALWCPTGTLAQGIAIRIHGERTGRNILQMHPTSHLVLHEEEGYKHAHGFEPSIVGEWRDPLEAGSMDKAAACMIVEMPQRHSGGVLPTWEKLEALKHKSHALDVPLHMDGARIWSCRPFYDQRTFAQIADGFSSVYVSFYKDIGAFGGAALVGDEDFIETARVWRSRLGGVVSEHWPVVCDTLRLLDTKLAQIDGLVEMTRSYASFVDETSQYPVYPNPPQSNFFHVLLPVPAHVAEAAQIEAAKETGVWFTNVFWNYESENTCAMEVKCSETTAAIPRELLENAFSKFFAHI, from the coding sequence TTGAGTGAGGAATATTATTGTAAAGGAGAAGCGATCTCTCGATTGGAGCACAAAGTGGCTGCTCTGCTTGGTAAGCCGTCGGCATTGTGGTGTCCGACTGGAACACTCGCCCAAGGTATTGCCATTCGGATCCATGGCGAACGGACCGGAAGAAACATTTTGCAGATGCACCCAACATCGCATTTGGTTCTCCACGAAGAGGAAGGTTACAAACATGCCCATGGTTTTGAGCCGTCAATTGTTGGAGAGTGGCGAGACCCCTTAGAAGCTGGATCAATGGATAAAGCGGCGGCATGTATGATTGTTGAAATGCCGCAGCGCCATAGTGGCGGTGTATTGCCGACTTGGGAAAAGCTTGAAGCCCTAAAACACAAGTCCCACGCGCTCGATGTTCCACTCCACATGGACGGCGCCAGGATATGGAGTTGCCGCCCGTTTTACGATCAGCGAACGTTCGCTCAGATCGCTGACGGGTTTTCGTCCGTATATGTGTCTTTCTATAAAGATATTGGCGCTTTTGGCGGCGCTGCTCTTGTTGGCGATGAGGATTTTATCGAAACAGCAAGGGTTTGGCGGTCCCGGCTTGGCGGCGTGGTGTCAGAACACTGGCCGGTTGTATGCGATACACTACGCTTGCTTGATACCAAGCTAGCGCAAATAGACGGGCTTGTGGAAATGACCCGCAGCTATGCCTCGTTTGTTGACGAAACAAGCCAATATCCGGTCTACCCCAATCCGCCGCAATCGAATTTCTTCCATGTTCTTTTGCCGGTTCCAGCACATGTTGCTGAAGCAGCCCAAATTGAAGCTGCAAAGGAGACAGGCGTTTGGTTCACAAATGTATTTTGGAACTACGAAAGCGAAAATACATGCGCAATGGAGGTGAAATGCAGTGAGACGACAGCTGCAATACCCAGAGAGCTATTGGAAAACGCATTCTCCAAGTTTTTTGCGCATATTTAA
- a CDS encoding LysE family transporter, with amino-acid sequence MMSTDLWIAYCVTSFLITASPGPIVLFAIQSVQAHGLSVSIILIPAIILGDATVMLLSLSGLGVLLDAAPGIATAVKILGAAFLIWIGIQGLRKCNIDFDPPSRTGSRSLFLTAFGLAALHPGAFVFYAAFFPQFLVLADNLLIQVVLLSAVFLTIAAFTLSLWMVSAAVLINSLAQWSIQAHLQRISSVLMIAIGVIGAVAALRNML; translated from the coding sequence ATGATGAGCACTGATCTATGGATCGCATATTGCGTCACCAGTTTTTTGATAACGGCTTCTCCTGGGCCGATTGTCTTGTTCGCGATTCAGTCAGTACAAGCTCATGGGCTTAGTGTTAGTATTATCCTGATCCCGGCAATCATCCTTGGAGATGCAACCGTCATGCTTCTCTCGCTCTCAGGCCTTGGTGTCTTACTCGATGCTGCACCTGGGATAGCTACAGCGGTCAAAATTCTTGGTGCGGCTTTTCTGATCTGGATCGGGATTCAAGGATTGCGGAAGTGCAATATCGATTTCGATCCGCCGTCTCGAACTGGATCACGTTCTCTCTTCCTCACAGCTTTTGGCCTCGCGGCTCTTCACCCTGGAGCCTTTGTTTTTTACGCCGCCTTCTTTCCTCAATTCCTTGTCTTGGCAGACAATCTTCTCATCCAGGTGGTCTTACTAAGCGCGGTGTTTTTGACTATAGCGGCATTCACGCTTAGCCTATGGATGGTCTCGGCGGCCGTCTTGATCAACTCACTCGCCCAATGGTCGATACAAGCGCACTTACAGCGCATTTCCAGTGTGTTGATGATCGCCATTGGAGTTATTGGTGCTGTGGCAGCTTTAAGGAATATGCTTTGA
- a CDS encoding SRPBCC domain-containing protein: MTQQNYTRTITVNANADKSYWALTEGMHKWWTTPDATMRKIGDRSKFTFPPGNGHWTFEATALKPGKYVEMVCVEALHLHEGMPEKIKAEWLGTRVRWDIHSNGDKTEITIEHHGLVPDLHCYEICEAGWDIFFANSLKTFLDTGTGSPHRAPAEVSQV; this comes from the coding sequence ATGACACAGCAAAACTACACGCGCACGATCACGGTAAATGCTAACGCCGATAAATCCTATTGGGCATTAACAGAGGGAATGCACAAATGGTGGACAACACCAGACGCCACGATGAGGAAAATCGGAGATCGGTCAAAGTTCACCTTCCCACCGGGAAACGGTCACTGGACCTTTGAAGCAACCGCCCTCAAACCCGGTAAATATGTTGAAATGGTCTGCGTTGAGGCGCTCCATCTGCATGAGGGCATGCCAGAGAAGATTAAGGCCGAATGGCTGGGTACGCGTGTTCGATGGGACATTCACTCGAACGGCGATAAAACCGAAATCACGATTGAGCATCATGGTCTGGTGCCAGATTTGCATTGCTATGAAATCTGCGAAGCCGGGTGGGACATTTTCTTTGCCAATAGCCTGAAAACCTTTCTGGATACCGGCACAGGAAGTCCCCACCGTGCACCAGCGGAGGTTTCACAAGTGTAA